A stretch of Nitrospira sp. DNA encodes these proteins:
- a CDS encoding class I SAM-dependent DNA methyltransferase encodes MSPSAIVQKLWNYCNVLRDDGMSYGDYVEQLTYLLFLKMADERTKPPYNQPSQIPDKYSWPSLLKKDGDDLFDHYRHLLEELGKGKGMLGLIFTKAQNKFQDPVKLRRLIVDLIDKEDWSTMSADVKGDAYEGLLEKNAQDTKSGAGQYFTPRPLIVAMVEAIAPKSSETICDPACGTGGFFLAAHDYIVKHYPTLTKDEKRQLKQGTFKGWELVQSTARLCAMNLMLHGIGSDKDLPIVVSDSLAADPGDRFDIVMTNPPFGKKSSTTIVGEEGQVSKERDIVERDDFWATTSNKQLNFVQHVKTLLKQNGRAAVVVPDNVLFEGGAGETVRRKLLHECDVHTLLRLPTGLFYAQGVKANVLFFDKKSASETPWTKKLWIYDLRTNKHFTLKTDPLKREDLDEFVTCYNGNLDRPDKQAGGNRHTRQATWSDKKPDGRWRSYDYDELVARDKASLDIFWLKDDSLEDSANLPNPDIIAQEIVDDLEAALEQFRLIANDLGNDAEKG; translated from the coding sequence ATGAGCCCCTCTGCCATCGTCCAAAAACTCTGGAACTACTGCAACGTTCTGCGCGACGACGGGATGAGCTATGGCGATTACGTCGAACAGTTGACGTATTTGCTGTTCCTCAAGATGGCCGACGAGCGCACGAAGCCGCCGTACAACCAGCCCAGCCAGATTCCTGACAAGTACAGTTGGCCCAGCCTGCTCAAGAAGGACGGTGACGACCTATTTGACCACTACCGTCATCTCCTGGAAGAGCTCGGCAAAGGGAAGGGGATGCTCGGTCTCATCTTTACCAAGGCCCAGAATAAGTTTCAGGACCCGGTGAAGCTTCGGCGGCTGATTGTAGATCTCATCGACAAAGAAGACTGGTCCACGATGAGCGCCGATGTGAAAGGGGATGCCTACGAGGGCTTACTCGAAAAGAACGCACAAGATACCAAGTCCGGCGCTGGCCAGTACTTCACTCCCAGGCCGCTGATTGTCGCAATGGTAGAGGCCATCGCCCCGAAGTCCAGCGAGACGATCTGCGACCCGGCCTGCGGGACCGGCGGGTTTTTCCTGGCCGCCCACGACTACATCGTGAAGCACTATCCCACCCTGACCAAGGACGAGAAGCGACAACTCAAGCAGGGCACGTTCAAGGGATGGGAATTGGTCCAAAGCACAGCCCGGCTTTGCGCGATGAATCTGATGCTGCACGGGATCGGAAGCGATAAAGACCTGCCCATTGTCGTATCCGACTCCTTGGCCGCTGATCCCGGCGATCGGTTCGACATCGTGATGACCAATCCGCCGTTCGGAAAGAAGAGTAGCACGACCATCGTCGGCGAAGAGGGGCAGGTCTCCAAGGAACGGGACATCGTCGAGCGTGATGACTTCTGGGCGACGACTTCCAACAAGCAACTCAACTTCGTCCAGCACGTCAAAACCTTGCTCAAGCAAAATGGCCGCGCCGCAGTCGTGGTGCCGGACAACGTCCTCTTCGAAGGTGGGGCAGGGGAAACTGTCCGGCGCAAGCTCTTGCATGAGTGCGACGTGCATACGCTCCTGCGTCTGCCGACCGGACTCTTTTATGCCCAAGGCGTGAAAGCCAATGTCCTCTTCTTCGACAAAAAGTCTGCAAGCGAGACGCCCTGGACCAAGAAGCTCTGGATCTACGACCTGCGCACCAACAAGCACTTCACCCTCAAGACCGATCCGCTCAAACGCGAAGACCTCGACGAGTTCGTGACATGCTACAACGGCAATCTCGACCGGCCTGACAAGCAGGCCGGAGGCAATCGCCACACCCGCCAAGCGACCTGGTCTGACAAGAAACCAGATGGCCGCTGGCGGTCGTACGATTACGACGAATTAGTGGCCCGCGACAAAGCTAGCCTGGATATCTTCTGGCTCAAAGACGACAGCCTCGAAGACAGCGCCAACCTTCCTAACCCCGACATCATCGCCCAAGAAATCGTGGACGACCTCGAAGCGGCGTTAGAACAGTTCCGGCTGATTGCGAATGATTTAGGAAATGATGCAGAGAAAGGCTGA
- a CDS encoding restriction endonuclease — MSKEPSPRPPQYTDYINPVLESLKKLGGSARPAEVCPAIAKELSLSDSILEERLANGVSRFENQVHWARFYLVKDGYIDSSRRGVWSLTEKGRNAARLSEADIREMTRRVQETTARPEAVEPPTAPAGAATPIAIEELTLPGMPDATYREQLLATMKSLSPGGFERLCQRLLRESGFEEVIVTGRSGDGGIDGHGVLELNPFVSFRVYFQCKRYDGSVGSGAVRDFRGAMMGRADKGLILTTGTFTSDAKREAVRDGVPPIELVDGERLIGMFEELELGLTPRKTYDVDLEFFKSFKE; from the coding sequence ATGAGCAAGGAACCCTCGCCTCGCCCGCCTCAATATACCGACTACATCAATCCTGTTCTTGAGAGTTTAAAAAAGCTGGGAGGGTCAGCACGTCCAGCCGAAGTCTGTCCAGCCATTGCAAAAGAGCTTTCGTTGTCGGATTCGATTCTTGAGGAGCGCCTTGCAAATGGCGTTTCACGGTTTGAAAACCAAGTCCATTGGGCCCGCTTCTATCTAGTGAAGGATGGTTATATCGACTCGTCTCGACGAGGTGTCTGGTCCTTAACGGAAAAGGGGCGAAATGCGGCCCGGCTCTCTGAAGCAGATATTCGAGAGATGACGAGACGTGTTCAGGAAACTACCGCACGTCCTGAAGCTGTGGAGCCTCCAACGGCTCCCGCTGGGGCAGCAACGCCGATTGCGATCGAAGAGCTCACTTTGCCAGGGATGCCTGATGCGACCTATCGGGAACAGCTGCTGGCCACGATGAAATCCCTGTCGCCTGGAGGGTTTGAAAGATTATGTCAGCGTCTCTTGCGGGAGTCTGGGTTTGAAGAAGTGATCGTTACCGGGCGTTCTGGTGATGGTGGGATTGATGGACATGGCGTACTTGAACTCAATCCATTTGTTAGCTTTCGCGTGTACTTCCAATGTAAGAGGTATGACGGTTCAGTTGGGTCTGGGGCAGTTCGAGATTTTCGTGGAGCGATGATGGGTAGGGCAGATAAGGGCCTTATTCTGACCACTGGCACATTTACTAGTGATGCCAAGAGAGAAGCGGTTCGAGATGGAGTGCCCCCAATCGAACTAGTAGATGGGGAGCGATTAATAGGAATGTTTGAGGAGCTCGAACTTGGGCTTACCCCTCGCAAGACCTATGACGTGGATCTCGAATTCTTCAAGTCGTTTAAGGAATGA
- a CDS encoding type II toxin-antitoxin system PemK/MazF family toxin: MVVSRFDVYLIRLDPTQGREIRKTRPCLIISPDEMNQHIETVIIAPMTTKGRPYPTRVPVRFKGKSGQIVLDQIRTVDKSRLVKRVGKIDDMTRTQVLALLAELFAP, translated from the coding sequence ATGGTAGTGTCCCGCTTCGACGTCTACCTCATCCGCCTCGATCCCACCCAAGGCCGTGAAATCCGCAAAACCCGCCCGTGCCTCATCATCTCCCCGGACGAAATGAACCAGCATATCGAGACGGTGATCATCGCCCCCATGACGACGAAAGGCCGCCCCTATCCCACCCGCGTCCCGGTGCGGTTCAAAGGCAAGTCGGGGCAGATCGTGTTGGATCAGATCAGGACGGTGGATAAAAGCCGGCTGGTGAAGCGCGTGGGAAAAATCGACGACATGACACGCACCCAAGTCCTCGCCCTCCTCGCCGAACTCTTCGCCCCATAA
- a CDS encoding AbrB/MazE/SpoVT family DNA-binding domain-containing protein: MKARIVRIGNSQGIRIPKSVIEQCHLHGAVDLEIQDGQLVIRSAAKPRAGWGKAFEDMHRHGDDRLKDQESAAPSTWDRSEWTW; this comes from the coding sequence ATGAAAGCACGCATCGTACGAATCGGCAATTCGCAAGGCATCCGGATTCCGAAATCCGTCATTGAGCAGTGCCACCTGCACGGCGCCGTCGATCTGGAAATCCAGGATGGGCAACTGGTCATTCGCTCGGCAGCCAAGCCGCGGGCGGGCTGGGGCAAGGCCTTCGAGGACATGCATCGCCACGGAGACGATCGCCTGAAGGATCAGGAATCAGCCGCCCCATCCACGTGGGACCGGAGCGAGTGGACATGGTAG
- a CDS encoding DUF2283 domain-containing protein: MKVSYDKTSDTLSMILKDNTPIAESDEDKPGVILDYDAAGNLVSIEILDASKRVTEARKVEFQTTG, from the coding sequence ATGAAGGTGTCGTACGACAAGACGAGCGATACGTTGAGCATGATTCTGAAGGACAATACGCCGATTGCGGAAAGTGACGAGGATAAGCCCGGCGTGATTTTGGATTATGATGCAGCAGGCAATCTTGTCTCCATTGAGATTCTGGATGCGTCTAAACGGGTGACGGAGGCCAGGAAGGTCGAGTTCCAAACCACCGGATAG
- a CDS encoding DUF4926 domain-containing protein, whose translation MTQDIHVLDVVALTEDVSDRGLLRGQVGTVVELLGPGVFEVEFVDNDGRTYALLPLKSSQLLVLHYQPA comes from the coding sequence ATGACTCAAGACATTCATGTGCTCGATGTGGTGGCGCTTACAGAAGATGTGTCTGATCGGGGCTTGCTGCGCGGGCAAGTGGGCACGGTGGTGGAATTGCTTGGTCCTGGTGTGTTCGAAGTTGAGTTTGTGGATAATGATGGCCGAACTTATGCCCTGCTTCCTCTTAAATCCAGCCAGCTCCTTGTTCTGCACTATCAGCCTGCATGA